In Treponema primitia ZAS-2, a genomic segment contains:
- the xseA gene encoding exodeoxyribonuclease VII large subunit, producing MDQDKKLSVSELTGMIRQCLENSFGPVVVEGELSNYRPSSTGHLYFTLKDSGAVISAVMFKNRLRYLGFEPKDGMLLRVRGSISVYAQRGSYQIICEEMEEAGTGDILAILEKRKRALAAEGLFDEGRKKPIPRFPETVAVISSPTGAAVRDILNILARRAGSIRVIILPAPVQGTEAAPIIARRIEQANQWKLGDVLIVGRGGGSLEDLLPFSEEAVVRAIAGSAIPVVSAVGHEIDWALSDFAADLRAPTPSAAAELVSSSRTEVLEKLRRSAKNLKETMEGRLERARLLIKPFSTEDLEYRFRAMLQPRLLRFDDAKEALLSALSDKIGDMRRRAERALINLEAANPQAIMERGYSVVVREKTGAVLRDARETGPGDRLIIRPLRGIITATTEAVEIPAANTTEG from the coding sequence ATGGATCAGGATAAAAAACTTTCAGTGTCCGAGCTCACCGGAATGATACGCCAATGCCTGGAAAACTCCTTCGGGCCGGTGGTTGTGGAGGGGGAGCTTTCCAACTACCGGCCTTCCAGCACGGGACACCTTTACTTTACCCTGAAAGATTCCGGGGCGGTCATTTCCGCAGTGATGTTCAAAAACCGCCTGCGCTACCTGGGCTTTGAGCCGAAGGACGGGATGCTGCTCCGGGTACGGGGGAGCATTTCGGTCTATGCCCAGCGGGGCAGCTACCAGATCATCTGCGAAGAAATGGAAGAGGCCGGGACCGGGGATATTCTGGCGATCCTGGAAAAGCGGAAGCGGGCCCTGGCGGCGGAAGGGCTCTTTGACGAGGGGCGGAAAAAGCCCATACCCCGGTTTCCGGAGACGGTAGCTGTGATAAGCTCCCCCACCGGGGCGGCGGTGCGGGATATCCTCAATATTCTGGCCCGCCGGGCTGGGAGTATCCGGGTGATTATTCTCCCTGCCCCAGTGCAAGGAACCGAGGCGGCCCCGATTATCGCCCGACGTATTGAACAGGCCAACCAATGGAAGCTGGGGGATGTGCTGATTGTGGGACGGGGCGGGGGTTCCCTGGAAGACCTGCTCCCCTTTTCGGAGGAGGCGGTGGTCCGGGCCATTGCCGGCTCGGCTATTCCCGTGGTGAGCGCCGTGGGCCATGAGATAGACTGGGCCCTCTCGGACTTTGCGGCGGATCTCCGGGCCCCTACCCCTTCGGCGGCGGCTGAACTGGTCAGTTCCAGCCGGACCGAGGTTCTGGAAAAGCTGCGCCGATCCGCAAAAAACCTGAAGGAAACCATGGAAGGGCGGCTGGAACGGGCTCGGCTTTTGATCAAGCCCTTTAGTACCGAGGACCTGGAATACCGGTTCAGGGCCATGCTCCAACCCCGGCTATTGCGCTTTGACGATGCCAAGGAAGCCCTGCTTTCCGCCCTGTCTGATAAAATCGGGGATATGCGCCGCCGGGCAGAACGGGCTCTGATAAACCTGGAAGCTGCTAACCCTCAGGCTATTATGGAACGGGGATATTCGGTGGTGGTCCGGGAAAAAACCGGGGCGGTGCTGCGGGATGCCCGGGAGACCGGGCCCGGGGACCGGCTTATCATACGGCCCCTTAGAGGGATCATCACCGCAACCACCGAGGCTGTCGAGATTCCGGCGGCAAATACAACAGAAGGCTAA
- a CDS encoding CYTH domain-containing protein, with protein MAVEIELKAGISNFETVKDRISSLAGTPLFFEKDDCYWITPVPPESFPKSGVRVRRETFTQKDGKREAKTLVTYKSKEVRDGIEVNDEREFIVSDGDTFGELLNRLGLVPGTRKFKEGWAWSWQGITTELCQVKGFNPGNPPVYPPPGKTLPEIKLGWFAELEILAEDNSPETVAAARNRLLEFLDKIGITRDRIEERYYSELLTQFAV; from the coding sequence ATGGCTGTGGAAATAGAGCTGAAAGCGGGGATATCAAATTTTGAAACAGTTAAGGACAGGATTTCTTCCCTGGCCGGGACGCCTCTTTTCTTTGAAAAGGATGATTGTTATTGGATTACCCCGGTACCGCCGGAGAGTTTCCCAAAATCCGGGGTACGGGTCAGGCGGGAAACTTTTACCCAGAAGGATGGCAAAAGGGAAGCCAAGACTCTGGTAACCTACAAGTCCAAGGAAGTTCGGGACGGAATTGAAGTAAACGATGAACGAGAATTCATCGTTTCTGATGGGGATACATTCGGGGAACTTCTGAACCGACTGGGCTTGGTCCCGGGAACCCGAAAATTCAAAGAAGGCTGGGCCTGGTCCTGGCAGGGCATTACAACGGAACTTTGCCAGGTCAAGGGCTTCAACCCCGGCAACCCCCCGGTGTACCCGCCGCCCGGAAAAACGCTTCCGGAAATCAAACTGGGTTGGTTTGCCGAACTAGAGATACTGGCGGAGGATAACTCACCGGAAACGGTAGCCGCTGCCCGGAACCGGCTGCTGGAATTTTTGGACAAAATTGGGATTACCAGGGATAGGATTGAAGAGCGGTACTATTCGGAGTTGCTTACTCAATTCGCTGTTTAG
- a CDS encoding zinc ribbon domain-containing protein, with translation MFCSKCGEKLDEGVKFCSKCGEQISIASIPDQPIAVNSVTPNSQTIGNSLPIPPKIKKKQGFANTSLIFGILATIQSFLPIILIRRIMSSEEAIAGIPAEVFLIILSLTFGLISFIKTKNGKALAGVILSGVAIVFVIISLIL, from the coding sequence ATGTTTTGTTCAAAATGTGGAGAAAAATTGGATGAAGGTGTGAAGTTCTGTTCCAAGTGCGGAGAACAGATAAGCATAGCGAGCATACCTGATCAGCCAATTGCGGTAAATTCCGTAACACCGAATTCGCAGACCATCGGTAATTCTTTGCCGATTCCGCCAAAAATCAAAAAGAAACAGGGGTTTGCTAACACATCGCTTATTTTTGGAATATTGGCAACAATTCAAAGTTTTTTGCCTATTATACTCATAAGAAGAATCATGTCAAGCGAAGAGGCAATCGCTGGTATCCCAGCAGAGGTATTCCTTATAATTCTTAGTCTGACCTTTGGCTTGATTTCATTCATTAAAACAAAGAATGGTAAAGCATTAGCAGGTGTAATTCTGTCAGGAGTTGCTATCGTGTTTGTAATAATTTCACTGATTTTATAG
- the xseB gene encoding exodeoxyribonuclease VII small subunit, with protein sequence MKNFEERLERLEELGDNIRKPELPLDDALKAFEEGIRLARSLEKDLEKVESRIEVLMNGPEVKADTPPELDLFNGGD encoded by the coding sequence GTGAAAAATTTTGAGGAACGGCTGGAACGGCTGGAAGAGCTGGGGGACAATATCCGCAAACCGGAGCTCCCCCTGGACGATGCCCTGAAGGCCTTTGAAGAGGGGATACGCCTGGCCAGGTCCCTGGAAAAGGACCTGGAAAAGGTGGAGAGCCGTATCGAAGTACTGATGAACGGCCCGGAAGTCAAGGCAGACACACCCCCGGAACTGGACCTGTTTAACGGGGGAGACTGA
- a CDS encoding helix-turn-helix domain-containing protein, with product MAKNMKAYRNALGLSQAKLAEKVDTSTHYIGMIETKIKFPSPEMLERIAKALEIDTIALFSKDIDLPETMKTYRKVALKDIKGLLVQIIDEQLENLNKKP from the coding sequence GTGGCAAAAAATATGAAGGCGTACCGCAACGCTTTGGGGCTTTCACAGGCCAAACTAGCGGAAAAAGTAGACACCAGCACCCACTATATAGGCATGATTGAGACCAAAATCAAGTTTCCTTCCCCGGAAATGCTTGAACGGATTGCCAAAGCCTTGGAAATTGACACGATTGCCCTATTTTCCAAGGATATTGACCTCCCTGAAACCATGAAAACCTACCGGAAAGTAGCTTTGAAAGACATTAAAGGGCTTTTGGTGCAGATTATCGATGAACAATTAGAGAATTTAAATAAAAAACCGTAG
- a CDS encoding deoxycytidylate deaminase, with the protein MSESEYKRPSWDEYFMEVCDAISKRATCDRGRSGCVIAKDHQILVTGYVGAPAGLPHCDEVGHQFQKALHEDGSVTTHCVRTVHAEQNAICQAAKRGISIEGATLYCRMTPCRTCAMLIINCGIVRVVCQRRYHDGKDSEAMFKTVGIQLEYIHDEVQQYEQQ; encoded by the coding sequence ATGTCTGAATCGGAGTATAAGCGCCCAAGCTGGGATGAATATTTTATGGAAGTCTGCGATGCCATAAGCAAGCGGGCCACCTGTGACCGGGGCCGTTCAGGCTGCGTCATCGCCAAGGATCACCAGATCCTGGTTACCGGCTATGTAGGCGCCCCCGCCGGGCTGCCCCATTGCGATGAGGTGGGGCACCAGTTCCAGAAGGCGCTCCACGAAGACGGCTCGGTCACCACCCACTGCGTGAGGACCGTCCACGCAGAGCAAAACGCCATTTGCCAGGCCGCCAAACGGGGCATCTCCATTGAAGGGGCAACCCTGTATTGCCGGATGACCCCCTGCAGGACCTGCGCCATGCTTATCATCAACTGCGGCATAGTCCGGGTAGTCTGCCAACGCCGTTATCATGACGGGAAAGATTCGGAAGCCATGTTTAAAACAGTGGGGATACAGCTGGAATACATCCATGATGAAGTTCAGCAATACGAGCAGCAGTAG
- the mutL gene encoding DNA mismatch repair endonuclease MutL, whose protein sequence is MAENADAQGTFRLKPALQAAVPEDRRILVLPPEEARKIAAGEVVDRPAALVRELLDNAIDAGGATIDLIIEGGGIGRTEVLDDGAGMSREDLAICWQTHATSKIRSMEDLKTAETLGFRGEALAAVATVSRLEILTSIDGREAWQLTVGPGGGDCHIEQFHRTKGTSVRALGLFDTIPARKRFLKREGSEAALCRQIFLEKALAFPALNFHFTQDGKLKLFLPAVSSRKERFAYALLDNREGAFLQEIAAQGEGFRVTIVVGGPELHRSDRRQQYIFANGRRIQDFSLLQALEYGVQGWFPNGTHPVGAVYIDIDPELADFNIHPAKREARFKDPGEIHHCISSALRNFMHHLNPGISAPYLPDANAVANQPTLPYQGGPGSRAPQNWADRGDPASFLGQAPFATQFPAHASSALALEALLERPPAFAPLPGRNRGEKADMAVEPEPIYGEADTSGMVAESGTVYDESKASELRVRLAGRAFGLFLLVEKGARLFVIDQHAAHERILYDRFLSKPILAQELLVPIPFSTESEDDDTFLSARREELEKLGISIGNEGEGRWIIEALPAGWQLGDGETVEEILKLRTAGENIAERWAATLSCHAAVKDGDYLDDTSARELAEAALALPIHRCPHGRPIWVEISREELFRGVQRT, encoded by the coding sequence ATGGCGGAAAACGCCGATGCGCAGGGAACTTTCCGACTAAAGCCGGCGTTGCAGGCAGCGGTACCGGAGGACCGGCGTATCCTGGTGCTCCCCCCGGAGGAAGCCCGGAAGATTGCCGCCGGGGAGGTGGTGGATCGTCCGGCTGCCCTGGTCAGGGAATTGCTGGACAATGCCATAGATGCTGGTGGCGCCACCATTGATCTGATCATTGAAGGGGGAGGCATAGGCCGCACAGAAGTGCTGGACGACGGGGCCGGCATGAGCCGGGAGGATCTGGCTATCTGCTGGCAGACCCACGCCACCAGCAAGATCCGTTCCATGGAGGATTTGAAAACCGCCGAAACCCTGGGTTTCCGAGGGGAAGCCCTGGCAGCGGTGGCAACGGTTTCCCGGCTTGAAATACTGACCAGCATCGACGGCAGGGAAGCCTGGCAGCTTACCGTGGGCCCCGGCGGCGGAGATTGCCACATCGAACAGTTCCACCGAACCAAGGGGACCAGTGTGCGTGCCCTGGGGCTCTTCGACACCATCCCCGCCCGCAAGCGGTTCCTCAAACGGGAAGGCAGCGAAGCCGCCCTTTGCCGCCAGATATTCCTCGAAAAAGCCCTGGCCTTCCCGGCCCTGAATTTCCACTTTACCCAGGACGGCAAGCTCAAACTTTTTCTTCCCGCCGTATCCAGCCGGAAAGAGCGCTTCGCCTACGCTCTGCTGGACAACAGGGAAGGGGCCTTCCTCCAGGAGATCGCGGCCCAGGGCGAAGGGTTCAGGGTTACTATTGTGGTGGGGGGCCCGGAACTGCACCGCAGCGACCGGAGGCAGCAGTATATTTTTGCCAATGGCCGGAGGATTCAGGATTTCTCCCTGCTCCAGGCCCTGGAATACGGTGTCCAGGGATGGTTCCCCAATGGGACCCACCCGGTAGGGGCGGTGTATATCGACATCGATCCGGAACTGGCGGATTTTAACATCCACCCGGCAAAACGGGAGGCCCGTTTTAAGGACCCCGGGGAAATCCACCACTGCATCAGCTCGGCGCTGCGGAATTTTATGCACCACCTGAACCCCGGCATCTCCGCCCCGTACCTGCCGGATGCCAATGCCGTTGCAAATCAGCCGACCCTGCCCTACCAGGGCGGACCTGGGTCTCGGGCCCCGCAAAACTGGGCTGACCGGGGAGACCCTGCCTCATTTCTGGGACAGGCCCCATTTGCAACGCAGTTTCCCGCCCATGCCTCCTCTGCTTTGGCCCTGGAAGCCCTGCTGGAACGGCCGCCGGCTTTTGCCCCCCTGCCGGGCCGTAACCGGGGTGAAAAGGCGGATATGGCAGTGGAACCTGAGCCCATCTATGGTGAGGCCGACACTTCGGGCATGGTTGCGGAATCCGGGACTGTCTATGATGAAAGCAAGGCGTCTGAACTGCGCGTGCGGCTTGCCGGACGCGCTTTTGGGCTCTTCCTCCTTGTCGAAAAGGGAGCCCGGCTTTTCGTCATTGACCAACACGCCGCCCATGAGCGCATACTCTACGACCGCTTCCTCAGCAAACCCATACTCGCCCAAGAACTCCTGGTGCCCATCCCCTTTTCCACGGAAAGCGAAGATGATGACACATTCCTGAGCGCCCGCAGGGAGGAGCTTGAAAAGCTGGGTATTTCCATTGGGAACGAAGGTGAAGGCAGGTGGATCATTGAAGCCCTGCCCGCAGGCTGGCAATTGGGGGATGGTGAAACCGTGGAGGAGATACTCAAGCTCAGGACCGCCGGTGAAAACATCGCCGAACGCTGGGCCGCCACCCTTTCCTGCCATGCCGCAGTAAAGGACGGAGACTACCTGGACGACACCAGCGCCCGGGAACTTGCCGAGGCAGCCCTGGCCCTGCCCATCCACCGCTGCCCCCACGGCCGCCCCATCTGGGTGGAGATCAGCCGGGAAGAGCTATTCCGTGGGGTACAGCGGACCTAG
- a CDS encoding sigma-70 family RNA polymerase sigma factor, which yields MTKTIVKTATLERLGKDAGVAVKNPGEGGPEKIRSKKRMPNPGLQKPKKSKTVKETDPLALYFKQISKFPLLTVQEEQAIGEKIVNIRTQIRTLEDSYLDEEKDPPYKQERSRLDESLLLYKNRMINSNLRLVVSIAKNYQHRGLSLLDLIDEGNIGLIEAVERFDYTRGCRFSTYGTWWIRQAIIKSIADKGRVIRIPIHMLNTIKKCYFVAKQLTQDLGRDPSEEELSEYLGVPVGKVKEIVKLSQETTSLDTIVDDGNLTRLADLIKDDTMEEPFEIVFSMTLQETMGDILTHLSEREMKIIQLRFGLAGEGPLTLEETGKLLGITRERVRQIQEKATFKLRNLKQLHELRGNP from the coding sequence ATGACAAAAACAATAGTTAAAACAGCGACATTGGAACGGCTTGGGAAAGATGCAGGGGTTGCAGTTAAAAACCCTGGTGAGGGAGGACCGGAAAAAATCCGGAGCAAAAAAAGGATGCCAAATCCCGGTTTGCAAAAGCCCAAAAAGTCTAAAACCGTAAAAGAAACGGATCCTCTGGCCTTATATTTTAAGCAGATTTCAAAATTTCCCCTCCTGACGGTCCAGGAAGAACAGGCGATAGGTGAAAAAATTGTCAACATCCGAACACAAATACGTACCCTGGAAGATTCTTATTTGGATGAGGAAAAGGATCCGCCTTATAAGCAGGAACGGTCCCGGCTGGACGAGAGTCTCTTGCTTTACAAAAACCGGATGATCAACTCTAACCTGCGTCTAGTGGTTTCTATTGCCAAAAATTACCAGCACCGGGGTTTATCCCTGCTGGATCTGATCGACGAAGGCAATATCGGGCTTATTGAGGCAGTTGAGCGCTTTGATTATACCCGGGGCTGCCGTTTCTCCACCTACGGCACCTGGTGGATCAGGCAGGCTATCATTAAGAGCATCGCCGACAAGGGCCGGGTTATCCGTATCCCCATCCACATGCTGAATACTATAAAAAAATGTTACTTTGTGGCTAAACAACTGACCCAGGATCTGGGCAGGGACCCCAGCGAAGAGGAACTTTCAGAATACTTAGGCGTGCCCGTGGGCAAGGTTAAAGAGATAGTCAAACTCTCCCAGGAAACTACCAGTCTGGATACCATCGTGGACGACGGCAACCTTACCCGGCTGGCGGATCTTATCAAGGATGACACCATGGAGGAGCCTTTTGAGATTGTCTTTTCCATGACCCTCCAGGAAACTATGGGGGATATACTCACCCACCTTTCCGAACGGGAGATGAAGATCATCCAGCTCCGTTTCGGCCTGGCTGGCGAGGGGCCCCTGACCCTGGAAGAAACCGGGAAGCTCCTGGGGATAACCCGGGAACGGGTGCGGCAGATCCAGGAAAAAGCTACCTTTAAGCTGCGGAACCTTAAACAGCTCCACGAGTTACGGGGAAACCCCTAG
- a CDS encoding BrnA antitoxin family protein, whose translation MSPIERTPLNLPFSPFPKRVSPGAHSEYWKVEPVKVALSIKIDADVLDWFKSKGKGYQTRINAVLRETMLHSD comes from the coding sequence ATGTCGCCTATAGAGCGAACTCCATTGAACCTCCCCTTTTCCCCATTCCCGAAGAGGGTGAGCCCGGGGGCGCACTCTGAATATTGGAAAGTCGAACCCGTAAAAGTTGCCCTGTCAATTAAAATAGACGCTGATGTGCTTGATTGGTTTAAGTCAAAGGGCAAAGGCTATCAGACCAGAATCAATGCCGTTTTACGGGAGACTATGCTGCATTCGGACTAA
- a CDS encoding spiro-SPASM protein, with product MNALTVLYGARLSAEAFEPVFAGKSALSLAVGRAKKFPGTGKVLFLGAVGDGLAAGVEPAETLLRPDWTLRSLLEELSIRSAGFDLIYFAWADCPLLDPALAGALAERHLRYGAEYSYADGWPYGLAPELLSPGTAGILAKLVADDDGPVERDALFSVIQKDINAFDIETEISPVDLRYHRLSLAADSRRNLLLLSRLMEAGLQGASDAERVIASRPELLRTLPAFYGIQVSGPCPQACSICPYPRFGGAGNAVTDRKDFLEPDSFAKLLDKIAAFSGDAVIDISLWGELSLHPQREKLIRMVLAKPELSCVIESSGLGWKKSGLEALAEAASAAAPRKNRMEPLSWIVSLDAADSNRYREIRGPGYAEATECAKTLSALFPGNSYVQAVRIKGAEDDTEQFYRSWKESGAGVIIQKYDDFCGFLPKLQASDLSPVQRRPCWHLMRDMAVLIDGRVPLCREVLGGGLELDLGNAFTEDLETIWDRGAGFYREQASPAGTAPALGEYRQPCMGCDEYYTYNF from the coding sequence ATGAATGCCCTCACGGTTTTGTACGGCGCCCGCTTGTCCGCTGAAGCTTTTGAGCCGGTTTTTGCCGGTAAGAGCGCCCTTTCTCTGGCTGTCGGCCGGGCCAAAAAATTTCCCGGAACCGGAAAGGTGCTGTTTTTGGGCGCTGTCGGGGACGGGCTGGCGGCGGGAGTTGAACCGGCGGAAACCCTGTTGCGGCCCGATTGGACCCTGCGGTCCCTGCTGGAAGAGCTTTCCATCCGGTCTGCGGGTTTTGACCTGATCTACTTTGCCTGGGCGGATTGCCCGCTGCTGGACCCGGCGCTTGCGGGGGCTCTGGCGGAGCGGCATCTGCGCTACGGGGCTGAGTACTCCTATGCGGACGGCTGGCCCTACGGCCTGGCTCCGGAACTCCTGTCACCGGGAACCGCGGGGATACTGGCTAAGCTTGTCGCTGATGATGACGGGCCGGTAGAGCGGGATGCCCTTTTTTCAGTCATACAAAAAGATATTAATGCCTTTGATATAGAAACTGAGATTTCTCCGGTGGATTTGCGCTACCACCGGCTGAGCCTGGCGGCGGATTCCCGGCGGAATCTGCTGCTCCTGTCCCGGCTTATGGAGGCGGGGCTCCAGGGCGCTTCCGATGCGGAGAGGGTTATCGCAAGCAGACCGGAACTGCTCCGCACCCTTCCGGCGTTTTACGGGATCCAGGTTTCAGGCCCCTGTCCCCAGGCTTGCTCCATCTGCCCTTACCCCCGGTTTGGCGGGGCGGGGAATGCGGTAACTGACCGGAAGGATTTTCTCGAACCGGATAGCTTCGCAAAACTTCTGGATAAGATCGCCGCTTTTTCCGGGGACGCGGTGATCGATATTTCCCTCTGGGGGGAACTCTCCCTGCACCCGCAGCGGGAGAAGCTTATCCGCATGGTCCTTGCCAAGCCGGAACTTTCCTGCGTGATCGAAAGCTCGGGACTGGGCTGGAAAAAATCGGGCCTGGAAGCCCTAGCAGAGGCGGCCTCTGCTGCGGCGCCCCGGAAAAACCGTATGGAGCCCCTATCCTGGATAGTATCCCTGGATGCGGCGGACAGTAATCGGTACCGGGAAATCCGGGGGCCCGGCTATGCAGAGGCGACAGAGTGCGCAAAAACTCTGTCGGCCCTGTTTCCCGGGAATAGTTATGTACAGGCGGTGCGTATCAAGGGCGCCGAGGATGATACGGAACAGTTTTACCGGTCCTGGAAGGAAAGCGGGGCTGGGGTGATTATCCAGAAATACGATGATTTTTGCGGGTTCCTCCCTAAGTTGCAGGCTTCGGACCTTTCCCCGGTACAGCGCCGGCCCTGCTGGCACCTTATGCGGGATATGGCGGTTCTCATTGACGGAAGGGTGCCCCTGTGCAGGGAAGTGCTGGGCGGAGGGCTGGAACTGGATCTGGGGAACGCCTTCACCGAGGACTTGGAAACAATTTGGGACCGGGGGGCAGGTTTCTACCGGGAACAGGCCTCACCGGCGGGGACTGCTCCTGCGCTTGGGGAGTATAGGCAGCCATGTATGGGGTGTGATGAGTACTATACCTATAATTTTTAA
- a CDS encoding M23 family metallopeptidase, which produces MSAALAAAEETIHIVQRGDTIYSLARTYGVNFQDILVLNGIDDARRIQIGQRIRIPGSSSPDLSRMAPQVQSFLEHRVVRGETLYGISRLYGLSLQTLLSANNLSEKYMLKTGDTLRIPQNGPVLAAPSAPAVTPARPPVVQPRVDEHYIESPLDISPGKAALPTVTAASGIDGAEIRSTVSKPVDSSVRWPIAAREIAYLSGKLNGVVLKGERNEPVRSLTTGVVISAGPYRGFGKVAIVQMTGGYWYVYGGCENLTVREGDRVAPGSELGRLGIDALSDNPQLFFLVYRNNVPVDPATAPRN; this is translated from the coding sequence GTGTCAGCAGCCCTGGCCGCTGCTGAAGAGACGATTCATATTGTTCAAAGGGGAGATACTATCTACTCTTTAGCCCGTACCTATGGTGTTAATTTTCAGGATATACTGGTTCTGAATGGGATTGATGATGCCCGGAGAATTCAGATTGGTCAGCGTATCCGTATACCTGGCAGTTCCAGCCCGGACCTTAGCCGGATGGCACCCCAGGTCCAGAGTTTTCTGGAACACCGGGTTGTCCGGGGGGAGACCTTGTACGGCATATCCCGGCTTTACGGGTTATCCCTGCAAACCCTTCTTTCGGCCAACAACCTTTCGGAAAAGTACATGCTGAAAACCGGGGATACCCTGCGTATTCCCCAAAACGGCCCGGTCTTGGCGGCCCCTTCGGCGCCTGCTGTAACGCCGGCAAGGCCGCCGGTAGTGCAGCCGAGGGTGGATGAGCATTATATAGAATCGCCTTTGGATATTTCCCCTGGGAAGGCTGCCTTGCCGACGGTCACGGCTGCATCGGGCATAGACGGTGCCGAAATTCGTTCCACCGTAAGCAAGCCTGTGGACAGTTCGGTGCGCTGGCCTATTGCGGCCCGGGAAATTGCCTATTTGAGCGGAAAACTGAACGGGGTGGTGCTCAAGGGGGAGCGTAACGAACCGGTCAGAAGCCTTACCACCGGGGTGGTAATATCCGCAGGCCCCTATCGGGGATTCGGTAAGGTGGCCATAGTCCAGATGACAGGAGGTTATTGGTACGTTTATGGCGGTTGTGAAAATTTGACCGTACGAGAGGGCGATCGGGTTGCTCCGGGATCGGAATTGGGACGTCTGGGCATCGACGCATTGTCGGATAACCCCCAGTTGTTCTTCCTGGTTTACCGGAATAATGTACCGGTGGATCCTGCCACCGCCCCCAGAAATTAG
- a CDS encoding prolipoprotein diacylglyceryl transferase, with translation MLPYFELFGKTIGLYQIMALCGIFATGICSCTATRKTGHDDNDTISLLLFSAIGVFIGGHLLYGIVNYTYIIYAINNLEKFNSIKIIFDALLVIFGGSVFYGGLLGGIFAGHLYINKNENKKYLLDIVTPAIPLFHFFGRIGCFLGGCCFGIESSIGFTTEHGIVEEANGIQRFPVQLLEALFNVFLFLILAKLRKKGMFKDKMLYIYLLMYSTGRFFIEFLRGDDLRGKWFLLSTSQIISIVLFLSVLIIVRGKKRKFNHITY, from the coding sequence ATGCTCCCATATTTTGAACTGTTTGGCAAAACCATAGGTTTATATCAAATAATGGCTCTATGCGGTATTTTCGCCACAGGGATTTGTTCTTGTACAGCTACGCGAAAAACAGGACATGACGATAATGATACAATATCCTTACTTCTGTTTTCTGCCATAGGTGTATTTATTGGCGGACATCTCTTATATGGTATAGTAAATTATACTTATATAATTTATGCGATAAATAATTTAGAAAAATTCAATTCCATAAAAATAATTTTTGATGCTCTTCTTGTTATCTTTGGCGGCAGTGTCTTTTATGGGGGATTACTCGGCGGTATATTTGCAGGACATTTATATATTAATAAAAATGAAAATAAGAAATATTTACTGGATATTGTTACACCGGCTATTCCGTTATTCCATTTTTTTGGACGTATCGGTTGTTTTTTAGGGGGGTGCTGCTTTGGGATTGAAAGCTCTATCGGATTTACCACTGAACATGGTATTGTAGAAGAAGCAAATGGGATACAACGATTCCCTGTTCAGCTTTTAGAAGCGCTATTTAATGTTTTCCTATTTTTGATATTGGCAAAACTGAGAAAAAAAGGTATGTTTAAGGACAAGATGCTGTATATATATTTATTAATGTACTCAACGGGGAGATTTTTTATTGAGTTTTTGCGTGGTGATGACTTGCGTGGAAAATGGTTTTTATTATCAACATCGCAAATAATTAGCATAGTGCTTTTTTTAAGCGTATTAATTATAGTACGCGGTAAAAAAAGAAAATTTAATCATATTACATATTAA